The Miscanthus floridulus cultivar M001 chromosome 17, ASM1932011v1, whole genome shotgun sequence genome has a window encoding:
- the LOC136517979 gene encoding peroxidase 2-like has translation MAASSCFSSPASALAALCVLLLALAGAALGHLPSGGSALSSTFYDASCPSAYNVVRRVIQNARVSDPRIPASLIRLHFHDCFVTGCDGSLLLDDDLPAIQTEKRVPANNNSARGFPVVDDIKSALEEACPGIVSCADILALAAEISVELAGGPRWRVLLGRRDGTTTNVQSARNLPNFFDPLGVLQEKFRNVNLDDTDLVALQGAHTFGKVQCQFTQQNCTAGQSRGALENLDQVTPKVFDNKYYSNLLQGRAQLPSDQVMLSDPSAAATTAPIVHRFAGNQRNFFRNFAASMIKMGNISPLTGKDGEIRNNCRRVNKRY, from the exons ATGGCCGCTTCCTCCTGCTTCTCATCTCCCGCCTCGGCGTTAGCGGCGCTCTGCGTGCTCTTGCTCGCCTTAGCTGGAGCCGCCCTCGGTCACCTTCCCAGCGGCGGCTCGGCGCTGAGCTCCACGTTCTACGACGCGTCGTGCCCCAGCGCCTACAACGTCGTCCGGCGCGTCATCCAGAACGCCCGGGTCTCCGACCCTCGCATCCCGGCAAGCCTCATCCGCCTCCAtttccacgactgcttcgtcaCC GGTTGCGACGGCTCGCTCCTGCTGGACGACGACCTCCCGGCGATCCAGACCGAGAAGCGTGTGCCCGCCAACAACAACTCGGCGCGTGGCTTTCCGGTGGTCGACGACATCAAGAGCGCGCTGGAGGAAGCGTGCCCCGGCATCGTCTCCTGCGCTGACATCCTCGCCCTGGCAGCCGAGATCTCCGTCGAACTG GCTGGAGGACCACGGTGGAGGGTGCTTCTTGGCCGGCGAGACGGCACCACGACCAACGTGCAGAGCGCCAGGAACCTGCCCAACTTCTTCGACCCCCTGGGCGTCCTCCAGGAGAAATTCAGGAACGTCAACCTCGACGACACTGACCTCGTCGCCCTCCAAG GAGCACACACATTTGGCAAAGTACAGTGCCAGTTCACGCAGCAGAATTGCACGGCCGGCCAGTCCAGAGGCGCACTGGAGAACCTGGACCAGGTCACGCCCAAGGTGTTCGACAACAAGTATTACAGCAACCTCTTACAGGGCCGCGCTCAGCTCCCGTCCGACCAGGTTATGCTATCGGACCCTTCTGCGGCGGCAACCACTGCTCCCATTGTTCATCGGTTCGCAGGCAACCAACGGAATTTTTTCAGAAACTTCGCGGCATCCATGATTAAGATGGGAAACATTAGCCCACTGACAGGAAAGGATGGGGAGATCAGGAACAACTGTCGGAGGGTTAACAAACGCTACTGA
- the LOC136515793 gene encoding uncharacterized protein, translating to MAKKEKNVASESESEGESESESEAKSDDDEFNQYLAHLTKKDKLMVLKLIEKIQEQEETLHEQEEFLINKIKCLEKLTKKHEKLKCSHASLVKRYENLSIEQIRTINSLSCGAKLEDENYVLKDKVERLTSKNEILQEDHDELLYSHEKLMDSHLMLEIAHEVVITTVKSYQPHTHKCTCTQVPFILSCANNCCYQASQPSIEQVLIEICDDSITKENEELKEEVERLRRDLIQWKGKCNAQPSQDNHKDTVKKLEKGSTEACIKPHQEEHKSNSAKVKGKFEEVQSVQNAVVQLKAAEVPGCGSAASQCGSAEPGHNSKAPKATKVQLQPKKTLITCFRCKKEGHHIRDCSLKKENKGMSKIQEKKMAHVKCLKCSNMGHNASMCSNKVDE from the coding sequence atggcaaagaaagagaagaatgtggcaagtgagagtgagagtgaaggtgaaagtgagagtgagagtgaagctaaaagtgatgatgatgagttcaaTCAATACTTGGCACATCtaaccaagaaagacaagttgatggtgctcaagctcatagagaaaattcaagagcaagaagaaacaCTTCATGAGCAAGAAGAGTTTCTCATCAAtaagatcaaatgcttggagaagttgaccaaaaagcatgaaaagcttaagtgctctcatgctagtTTGGTCAAAAGGTATGAGAACTTGTCAATTGAGCAAATTCGtactattaactctctatcttgtgGTGCCAAATTAGAAGATGAGAATTATGtgctcaaggacaaggtggaaagGCTCACTAGCAAGAATGAGATCTTACAAGAAGATCATGATGAGCTTTTGTactctcatgagaagcttatggattctcatctcatgctagaaattgctcatgaggttgtgataacaacggtaaaatcataccaacctcacactcacaagtgcacatgtacacaagttccatttattttatcatgtgctaacaatTGTTGCTATCAAGCAAGCCAACCTTCAATTGAGCAAGTACTTATAGAAATTTGTGATGATTCCATTACAAAAGAAAAtgaagagctcaaggaagaagttGAGAGGCTAAGaagggacttgattcaatggaagggcaagtgcaatgctcaaccttctcaagataaccataaagacacggtgaagaagcttgagaagggatcaacTGAAGCATGCATCAAGCCCCATCAAGAAGAACACAAGTCCAATAGTGCTAAAGTCAAGGGGAAATTTGAAGAAGTGCAATCTGTCCAAAATGCCGTAGTTCAGCTCAAGGCTGCAGAGGTTCCAGGATGCGGTAGTGCAGCATCACAGTGCGGCAGTGCCGAACCTGGGCACAACAGCAAAGCCCCTAAGGCCACCAAGGTGCAACTTCAACCAAagaagactctcatcacttgcttcaGGTGCAAGAAGGAGGGTCACCATATAAGAGATTGCTCCttgaaaaaagaaaacaaaggcaTGAGTAAGATTCAagagaagaagatggctcatgtcaagtgcCTCAAGTGTTCTAACATGGGACACAATGCCtctatgtgttccaacaaggtTGATGAATAA
- the LOC136518715 gene encoding uncharacterized protein codes for MSGFAGQMSRPWVGMAGSGTAPEPAADVARDDAAAAAAASSMRGADAATNASAISFGFAATAVLVSMFLLMAIFEHLIKPALASSSSSRGSRSHDDDDGEGRGRRLGLPPARLRERDASPDKLSYSPKVEEPVAAVVDLTVLMPGQRYPTFLAQPAPLAPCPREGVLWPCHDHRRSFVPP; via the exons ATGAGCGGGTTCGCGGGGCAGATGTCCAGGCCGTGGGTGGGAATGGCGGGCTCTGGCACGGCGCCCGAGCCCGCCGCCGACGTCGCGAGGGAcgacgccgccgcggcggcggcggcctcgtcCATGAGGGGCGCCGACGCCGCCACCAACGCCAGCGCCATCTCCTTCGGGTTCGCGGCCACGGCCGTCCTCGTCTCCATGTTCCTCCTCATGGCCATCTTCGAGCACCTCATCAAGCCCGCCctggcttcctcctcctcctcccgaggCTCGCGCTCccatgacgacgacgacggcgaaggccgcggccgccgcctggGATTGCCCCCAGCTCGACTGCGCGAGCGCGACGCGTCGCCGGACAAGCTCAGTTACTCGCCCAAG GTGGAGGAACCCGTGGCGGCCGTGGTGGACCTGACGGTGCTGATGCCGGGGCAGCGGTACCCGACGTTCCTCGCGCAGCCGGCGCCGCTCGCTCCTTGCCCCAGGGAAGGCGTGCTCTGGCCTTGCCACGACCATCGCCGCTCGTTTGTGCCTccgtga